One segment of Castanea sativa cultivar Marrone di Chiusa Pesio chromosome 3, ASM4071231v1 DNA contains the following:
- the LOC142628552 gene encoding uncharacterized protein LOC142628552, whose protein sequence is MWLKTEGFVDRVQSWWNRHSFVGTPSFMFAKKLKALKEDIVQWNRREFGNIERQKKQLLEELKMLDAKERDVGLTDGEISHRAVLRSQVEHLLSLEEIFWRQKSRMLYIKEGDNNTKFFHRMANSHTRYNHLRTLEVDGVVFEEESEVTNQRVWLERKFEREEILQVVRDLEGGKAPGPDGFTMAFYHHCWRVVEKDVLAVFEEFFNIFGGKYDKILAKILANRLRVVLDQLISETQNSFVGGRQILDSVLIANECVNGRGKSRVPGVICKFDIEKAYDHVNWEALLIEKLQRNFLWGDSKIHLVGWDKVCAPIANGGLKIRKITTFNKALLGKWLWRFGKEEGRLWRRVVVSKYGEEWGGWTSKLGKGVHGCGLWRGIRMGWEVFSKNCQFVVGLGNRVRFWQDGWYGDHSLQVAFPRLYGIAIDKEAFVEASLSRQGMDDRRILDVRFIREFNDWEMDEGLHFLRILGANTPPMDVRDRMRWKLKPNGEFDIQSYYNKLRDSSSIVFPWKEIWKVKGPR, encoded by the exons atgtggttgaagaCGGAGGGGTTTGTGGATAGGGTTCAATCTTGGTGGAATAGGCATTCCTTTGTAGGTACACCTAGTTTCATgtttgcaaaaaaattaaaggctctGAAAGAGGACATTGTACAATGGAATCGTCGAGAGTTTGGTAATATAGAGCGTCAAAAGAAACAATTACTGGAGGAGTTGAAAATGTTAGACGCTAAGGAAAGGGATGTTGGTCTAACTGATGGGGAGATAAGTCATAGGGCAGTTTTGAGGTCTCAGGTGGAGCATCTTCTTTCCTTGGAGGAAATTTTCTGGAGACAAAAATCTAGGATGTTATACATCAAGGAAGGAGATAATAACACCAAGTTCTTTCATAGAATGGCTAACTCTCATACACGGTATAATCATCTGAGGACCTTGGAGGTGGATGGGGTGGTTTTTGAGGAGGAATCTGAGGTAACTAATCAG agggtttggcttgaaaggaagtttgagagagaggagatacTTCAAGTCGTTCGTGATTTGGAGGGGGGCAAAGCTCCAGGTCCGGATGGGTTTACTATGGCGTTCTATCATCATTGTTGGAGAGTGGTGGAGAAAGACGTGTTAGCGGTTTTTGAAGAGTTTTTCAACatt tttggtgggaaGTATGATAAGATCTTGGCTAAGATTTTGGCAAATCGTTTGAGAGTGGTTTTAGATCAGTTGATCTCTGAGACTCAGAATAGCTTTGTGGGTGGGAGACAAATCCTTGACTCGGTTCTTATTGCGAATGAGTGCGTGAATGGCAGAGGGAAGAGTAGGGTTCCTGGAGTTATTTGTAAATTTGACATTGAGAAAGCTtacgatcatgtgaattgggaggctttgCT gattgaaaagttgcaaagaAACTTTCTATGGGGTGATAGCAAGATTCATCTAGTAGGATGGGATAAAGTTTGTGCCCCTATAGCTAACGGTGGTTTGAAGATAAGGAAAATTACTACTTTCAATAAGGCCTTATTGGGGAAATGGCTGTGGCGGTTTGGGAAGGAAGAGGGTCGGTTATGGAGGAGGGTGGTAGTgtcaaaatatggggaagaatgggggggatggacctcaaagctAGGTAAGGGagttcatgggtgtggtttgtggagaggtATTCGCATGGGATGGGAGGTTTTTAGCAAGAATTGTCAGTTTGTCGTAGGGTTGGGGAATAGAGTGAGattttggcaggatgggtggtatggggatcATTCTCTTCAAGTGGCTTTCCCAAGGTTGTATGGtattgccattgataaggaggcATTTGTAGAAGCTTCTTTGTCAAGGCAGGGAATGGATGATAGAAGAATTTTGGATGTTCGTTTTATTCGAgaatttaatgattgggagatggatgaagggctgcatTTTCTTCGTATTTTGGGAGCTAATACTCCTCCAATGGATGTTAGAGACCGGATGAGATGGAAGTTGAAGCCTAATGGGGAGTTTGACATCCAGTCGTATTATAACAAATTGCGGGATTCTTCCTCAAttgtctttccttggaaagaAATATGGAAAGTTAAGGGCCCTAGGTga
- the LOC142628553 gene encoding TMV resistance protein N-like: protein MAFPINKGDPSSSITHQCRYDVFVSFRGDDTRNNFTSILIGILSHHGINIFLDNEHLRGEEISDKPFEAIESSRISIIVFSKNYAFSTWCLKELVKILECKTKDQQIVLPIFYKVDPSEVRNQKEKFGEALTKHETKFKDKMEVQKWRIALHEAGNIGGWHCKKDHPQFTLIKEVFEVISRVKLNYTKIFDVKYPVGIDSRVEDINLRLDIDSNDVRMLVIHGLPGIGKTTIAKSIYDLIAYRFEGSIFLENVKENSRTNDGKRQLREALYFEILGGGTLKELGAIKRINMRMEMPQHKRILIILDDVDKLIQVTDLLGECSRFAFGSRIIITTRDEKLLSTLQEDYHLTCYNYRLMELDKHESRELFCQHAFKENKPKKGYSELVDLFISYAKGLPLALKIIGSDLYPRDDIRYWKSALDKYKRILNPNILEALKISYDGLDQTQRHIFLDIACFLKGLGKDLVENILESCNSYDPYYDIEILKDKSLIFVDEDGKLSMHDLIQQMGLEIIKQESKVSKKYKRLLCYDDASELPDKGLEEVEGITLCFPQPRNMQIDFGRMKKLKYLTVRNLICEDVKYLPNELRLIDWNEFPLPSLPATVNLQKLVALRVPGSHIKLDEHFERCRLTALKYMDFSNCKNITKLPDLSVIAPNIKRLELRNCGNLVEIHQSVGLLEALEYWNLSGCKNLKMIPRNLKLKSLQRFNLLGCKSLWKFPNIGQSTERLALPSSIGNLTSLRVLAIISKEPGF, encoded by the exons ATGgcttttccaatcaacaaagGAGACCCTTCTTCCTCTATCACCCACCAATGCAGATATGATGTGTTCGTGAGTTTTAGAGGTGACGATACCCGCAATAATTTTACGAGTATTTTGATCGGCATTTTGTCTCATCATGGTATTAACATCTTCCTCGATAATGAGCACTTAAGGGGCGAAGAAATTTCAGACAAACCTTTCGAAGCCATTGAAAGTTCAAGAATTTCAATCATTGTATTCTCTAAAAACTATGCATTTTCCACTTGGTGTTTGAAAGAACTTGTCAAAATTCTTGAGTGTAAAACGAAAGACCAACAAATTGTGCTACCAATTTTTTACAAGGTGGATCCATCAGAAGTACGTAACCAAAAGGAAAAGTTTGGAGAAGCTTTGACAAAACATGAAACAAAGTTCAAGGATAAGATGGAAGTGCAAAAATGGAGGATAGCGCTGCATGAAGCCGGTAATATAGGTGGATGGCATTGCAAAAAAGA CCACCCTCAATTTACTcttatcaaagaagtttttgaAGTGATCTCAAgagttaaattaaattatacgAAAATATTTGATGTTAAATACCCCGTTGGAATAGATTCTCGTGTGGAGGATATAAATTTGCGTTTAGATATTGATTCAAATGATGTGCGTATGCTAGTGATCCATGGCCTTCCTGGAATTGGTAAGACAACAATTGCAAAATCTATATATGACTTAATTGCATATCGTTTTGAAGGAAGCATCTTTCTAGAGAATGTTAAAGAAAACTCAAGAACAAATGATGGAAAACGCCAATTAAGAGAGGCACTTTATTTTGAGATCTTAGGAGGTGGAACTTTGAAGGAGCTTGGTGCAattaaaagaatcaatatgAGAATGGAAATGCCTCAGCACAAAAGAATTCTTATAATTCTTGATGATGTGGACAAATTAATTCAAGTAACAGATTTGCTTGGTGAATGCAGTCGTTTTGCTTTTGGAAGTAgaattattatcacaacaagagATGAAAAATTACTATCTACTCTTCAAGAAGATTATCATTTAACCTGCTATAACTACAGGCTCATGGAATTAGATAAACATGAATCTCGTGAGCTCTTTTGTCAACATGCATTCAAAGAAAACAAGCCTAAGAAAGGTTATTCAGAACTCGTAGACCTATTTATAAGCTACGCCAAAGGTCTTCCATTAGCTTTGAAAATAATAGGCTCTGATTTGTATCCAAGAGATGATATACGTTATTGGAAAAGTGCATTAGATAAGTACAAAAGAATTCTTAATCCAAATATTCTAGAAGCACTCAAAATAAGTTACGATGGATTGGACCAAACTCAACGGCATATTTTCCTTGATATTGCATGTTTTCTCAAGGGATTAGGCAAAGATCTTGTTGAGAATATACTAGAAAGTTGCAATTCTTATGACCCATATTATGATATTGAAATACTTAAAGATAAGTCTCTCATATTTGTTGATGAAGACGGCAAATTATCGATGCATGACTTGATACAACAAATGGGTTTGGAAATTATCAAACAAGAATCAAAAGtatcaaagaaatataaaaggTTATTGTGTTATGATGATGCTTCCGAACTACCAGATAAg GGATTAGAAGAAGTTGAAGGCATAACATTGTGCTTCCCACAACCAAGAAACATGCAAATAGATTTTGGAAGGATGAAAAAACTCAAATACTTGACTGTTCGTAATTTAATTTGTGAAGATGTTAAATATCTTCCAAATGAGTTAAGGTTAATTGATTGGAATGAGTTTCCTTTGCCTTCCTTGCCAGCCACCGTTAATCTTCAAAAACTTGTTGCACTTAGAGTGCCAGGAAGCCACATTAAATTGGATGAGCATTTTGAG AGGTGCCGGCTCACAGCTTTGAAATATATGGATTTCAGTAACTGTAAAAACATTACCAAATTACCTGACTTATCGGTGATTGCCCCAAACATAAAGCGGCTAGAACTTAGAAATTGTGGAAATTTAGTTGAGATTCATCAGTCTGTTGGACTTCTTGAAGCGCTTGAATATTGGAATCTCTCCGGATGtaaaaatcttaaaatgatTCCGAGGAATCTCAAGTTGAAATCTCTTCAACGCTTTAATCTCCTAGGCTGTAAAAGTCTTTGGAAGTTTCCCAATATTGGGCAAAGTACGGAAAGATTAGCTCTGCCTTCGTCTATTGGAAATCTCACTAGCCTTCGAGTTTTAGCCATCA TTTCCAAAGAACCTGGCTTCTGA